One window from the genome of Jeotgalibaca sp. MA1X17-3 encodes:
- a CDS encoding FAD:protein FMN transferase gives MVQKRKTVHLMGTVIDLLIEHDSAEELLTEVIKRLERYEHRFSANSSDSELMMINKQAGIQPVSVHPELYELIKIGTIHSCAPESNLNIAIGPLVQTWRIGFSDAKVPSDEEIQRLLQITNPKNIILNDEEQTVFLKQKGMLIDLGALAKGYIADLLIEYLKNMNVSSALINLGGNIVGLGPSRSADKKNWNIGIQNPLLPRNQYMVTLKIANQSVVTSGIYERSLSSGGQTYHHILDSHTGYPLTTDVASLTIQSEQSVDGEIWTTRLYGKPAQDVINQLNQLEGIEGLLIKKDGTILYSNGLKEMMKKNI, from the coding sequence ATGGTACAAAAGAGAAAAACAGTTCATTTGATGGGAACCGTCATTGATTTGTTGATCGAACATGATTCTGCTGAGGAGCTGTTAACGGAAGTAATCAAACGTTTGGAACGATATGAACATCGCTTTAGTGCAAATAGCTCTGATTCTGAATTAATGATGATTAATAAACAGGCAGGCATTCAGCCAGTTTCTGTTCATCCTGAGCTATATGAATTAATAAAAATCGGTACCATTCATAGTTGCGCACCAGAAAGTAATTTAAATATTGCCATCGGTCCTTTGGTTCAAACGTGGCGGATTGGATTTAGTGATGCAAAAGTTCCTTCTGATGAAGAAATCCAAAGATTGCTTCAAATAACGAATCCAAAAAATATTATCTTAAATGATGAAGAGCAAACTGTTTTTTTAAAACAAAAAGGAATGCTCATTGACCTAGGAGCACTCGCAAAAGGATACATAGCTGATTTGCTTATAGAGTATTTAAAAAATATGAATGTATCATCGGCCTTAATCAATTTAGGTGGAAACATCGTAGGACTAGGACCTTCTCGTTCTGCAGATAAAAAAAATTGGAACATCGGCATTCAAAATCCGTTGCTTCCTCGTAATCAATATATGGTCACTTTAAAAATTGCCAATCAGTCCGTTGTGACCTCTGGCATTTATGAAAGAAGTTTGAGTAGTGGTGGACAAACCTATCACCATATTCTTGATTCCCACACGGGATATCCACTTACGACGGATGTTGCTAGTTTAACCATCCAGTCTGAACAATCAGTGGATGGTGAAATATGGACCACTCGCTTATATGGGAAACCGGCACAAGATGTGATTAATCAGTTAAATCAACTAGAAGGAATAGAAGGACTGCTTATTAAAAAAGATGGCACGATTCTTTATTCGAATGGTCTAAAAGAAATGATGAAAAAAAACATTTAA
- a CDS encoding NADPH-dependent FMN reductase, translated as MQKFIGLVGTNSDRSTNRQLLQFMEKHFSDKAEIEIVEIKEVPIFNKPADRTIPEEVAKIAKKIDEAAGVIISTPEYDHSVPAALSNALNWLSYGIYPFVDKPVMITGASYGTLGSSRAQMHLRQILDAPELKARIMPSSEFLLSHSLQAFDKDNNLNNQEHVEKLEELFADFLTFVEITNQLNHAHALNKKAAADFSWEEI; from the coding sequence ATGCAAAAGTTTATCGGTTTAGTAGGAACAAATTCAGATCGCTCTACCAATCGTCAGTTGCTACAATTTATGGAAAAACATTTTTCAGATAAAGCAGAAATTGAAATCGTAGAAATTAAAGAGGTTCCAATCTTTAATAAACCTGCCGATCGAACCATTCCTGAAGAAGTAGCAAAAATCGCTAAAAAAATTGATGAGGCAGCTGGAGTTATTATTAGCACTCCTGAATATGATCACTCTGTTCCTGCAGCACTAAGTAATGCCCTAAATTGGTTGTCTTATGGAATTTACCCATTTGTTGACAAACCAGTAATGATTACGGGAGCTTCTTACGGAACACTTGGTTCTTCTAGAGCACAAATGCACTTGCGTCAGATATTAGATGCTCCAGAATTAAAAGCTCGTATTATGCCTAGTTCAGAATTCTTATTGAGTCATTCTCTACAAGCGTTTGACAAAGATAATAACTTGAATAATCAAGAGCACGTAGAAAAATTAGAAGAATTATTTGCAGACTTTTTGACTTTTGTAGAAATCACTAATCAATTAAACCACGCACATGCTCTTAATAAAAAAGCAGCAGCAGATTTTTCTTGGGAAGAAATATAA
- a CDS encoding NAD(P)H-dependent oxidoreductase, with translation MKIVGIVGSNAELSYNRKLLQFIEKQFGSMFDFEVIEIKDIPLFNQSNDQTNSAPIQNIHRKILNADGVIIATPEHNHTIPAALKSVLEWLSFNIHSLDEKPVMIVGASYYDQGSSRAQLHLRQILDAPGVNAMVMPGNEFLLGKVKEAFDEKDRLKDQGTIDFLKTCLEKFVKFINVVTVLEAPKKEAAKPEDLHATGKVDTTIEGVDMEADDWLEQAAELVDAVEGNTYVKLDRGLLTVDQLNYFLSSMPMELTYADSNNQFLYYNHTKPMEEMLAGRTPGQVGNPLAKCHPEKSFKGVEWVLQQLRSGAMDSVRVNVPTHGPDKFVVHNYQAMHDPEGNYVGVNEYILDFKPIVDWYLEQTGMKLEGNVDAVSSASVKDEGETVDAVSGASESY, from the coding sequence GTGAAAATAGTAGGAATTGTAGGATCTAACGCAGAATTATCATATAACCGTAAATTATTGCAATTTATAGAAAAACAGTTTGGCAGTATGTTTGATTTTGAAGTAATTGAAATCAAGGATATTCCTTTATTTAACCAAAGTAACGACCAAACGAACAGCGCTCCTATTCAAAATATTCATAGAAAAATTTTGAATGCAGATGGCGTAATCATCGCAACACCAGAACATAATCACACAATTCCAGCAGCATTGAAAAGTGTATTAGAATGGTTATCGTTCAATATTCATTCATTAGATGAAAAGCCAGTAATGATTGTAGGGGCTTCTTACTATGATCAAGGTTCTTCACGCGCACAATTACATTTACGTCAGATATTAGATGCTCCAGGTGTAAATGCAATGGTTATGCCCGGTAATGAATTTTTACTTGGAAAAGTAAAAGAAGCATTCGACGAAAAGGATCGTTTGAAAGACCAAGGAACCATTGATTTCTTAAAAACTTGCCTAGAAAAGTTTGTTAAATTTATCAATGTGGTTACCGTTTTAGAAGCACCTAAAAAAGAAGCAGCTAAACCAGAAGATTTACATGCAACTGGTAAAGTTGATACAACTATTGAAGGCGTAGATATGGAAGCAGATGATTGGCTGGAGCAAGCTGCTGAATTAGTTGATGCAGTAGAAGGAAATACGTATGTGAAACTCGATCGTGGTCTTTTGACTGTAGATCAATTGAACTACTTCTTATCTTCTATGCCTATGGAATTGACTTATGCAGATAGCAATAACCAGTTCTTATACTACAACCATACAAAACCAATGGAAGAAATGTTGGCAGGTCGTACTCCTGGACAAGTAGGAAATCCTCTAGCAAAATGTCACCCTGAAAAATCATTCAAGGGAGTAGAGTGGGTTCTTCAACAATTACGTTCTGGAGCAATGGATTCTGTTCGAGTAAATGTACCTACACACGGACCTGATAAATTTGTGGTTCATAATTACCAAGCGATGCATGATCCAGAAGGAAATTATGTAGGAGTTAATGAATACATTTTAGACTTTAAACCAATTGTAGACTGGTACTTAGAACAAACTGGTATGAAATTAGAAGGAAATGTGGATGCTGTATCCAGTGCATCTGTTAAAGATGAAGGAGAAACAGTAGATGCTGTTTCTGGAGCTTCAGAGTCTTATTAA
- a CDS encoding iron-sulfur cluster repair di-iron protein, ric, producing the protein MMNKKPTFKEYMEKERDTLEMYTKAIAKVHGPHHPEIIEIRRIFETLEEKIATDSTDFATEFKNLRTLTNDYQAPQDTCETTVATYELLKEADRLYQTK; encoded by the coding sequence ATGATGAATAAGAAGCCTACTTTTAAAGAATATATGGAGAAGGAAAGAGATACGTTGGAAATGTATACAAAAGCAATTGCAAAAGTCCATGGTCCTCATCATCCAGAAATCATTGAAATCAGAAGGATATTTGAAACGTTAGAAGAAAAAATAGCAACAGATTCTACTGATTTTGCTACTGAATTCAAAAATCTAAGAACACTAACTAATGACTATCAAGCTCCACAGGATACTTGTGAAACGACTGTTGCTACTTATGAACTACTAAAGGAAGCAGACCGTTTGTATCAAACAAAATAA
- a CDS encoding ATP-binding cassette domain-containing protein: MSENRDEIILRGLKENNLKNIDLNIPKGTINVFTGLSGSGKSSVVFDTLATESRRQMTMNYPLYVRNQMPRYERPHADLMQNLSPVVVVEQRAVGGNSRSTVGTYMDIDPLIRLLFSRIGDPSIGSATDYSMHSTFGRCPKCDGFGEVVTPDVNKLVDFDKTLREYAVQFKPLSPSGWQGQWMMTCGLFDPDKPIKEYSEENRRLLLDGPPGGGTIYAPFHTKDGPHNAQWDGLLPRFTRLYINRDVTKLKQVSQEDVLAVSTHSICPLCHGSGLNPKVLDSKINGLNILEYDDLELTEIQTELEKIKDPLGKSVASQAIPPIKQLIEMGLGYLSLSRKMGTLSGGEAQRVKIARHLGSSLNNMTYIFDEPSAGLHPEEVRLLIEMLKTIKKQHNTVIVIEHDLSVIKAADQIIEMGPEAGIGGGEIIYQGNAKGLKGSSASTTLDHELQLNKHPRKGKYSFSIENATINNLKNISVEIPKNVLVSVCGVSGSGKSSLFLEAFTEKYPETIAVGQDRIGISSRSTLATYMGVMDDIRKIFSKETGQPAGLFSFNSLGACPVCHGKGFTTPDVAFADPVTITCESCGGTRYSDEALSFYYKGRNIVDVLALTVDEAVDVFEMPKIVKKINTLKEVGLGYLTIGQTTSSLSGGEVQRLKLASQLKKEGQIYLLDEPSLGLHMKDNEKLLDVFQNLVDKGNSVIIIEHNLDFIAASDWVIEMGPEGGKRGGHIIYEGTPEKMLQAKTITAKWLRNGMEQ; encoded by the coding sequence ATGTCAGAAAATAGAGATGAAATTATTTTAAGAGGACTAAAAGAAAATAATTTAAAAAACATTGATTTGAATATTCCTAAGGGAACAATTAATGTCTTTACGGGACTTTCAGGATCTGGAAAAAGTTCAGTTGTTTTTGATACACTTGCAACCGAGAGTAGAAGACAAATGACGATGAATTATCCTCTCTACGTTCGAAATCAAATGCCCAGGTACGAGAGACCTCATGCAGATCTGATGCAAAATTTAAGTCCAGTAGTTGTAGTAGAACAAAGAGCCGTTGGTGGCAATTCTCGTTCTACTGTCGGTACGTATATGGATATCGATCCATTAATTAGATTATTATTTTCCCGAATTGGAGATCCTTCCATAGGTTCAGCTACAGATTATTCTATGCATAGTACGTTTGGAAGGTGTCCCAAATGTGATGGATTTGGTGAAGTAGTTACACCAGATGTCAATAAACTGGTTGATTTTGATAAAACTCTGCGAGAATATGCAGTTCAATTCAAACCCTTATCTCCCTCAGGCTGGCAAGGACAATGGATGATGACTTGTGGACTATTTGATCCAGATAAACCAATTAAAGAGTATAGCGAAGAAAATCGTAGACTTCTATTAGACGGTCCTCCAGGAGGAGGCACCATCTATGCGCCGTTTCATACAAAAGATGGTCCCCATAACGCACAATGGGATGGACTCCTCCCTAGGTTTACGCGATTATATATTAATAGAGATGTCACAAAATTAAAACAAGTCTCTCAAGAAGATGTTTTAGCAGTATCAACCCATTCTATTTGTCCGCTTTGTCATGGTTCAGGTTTGAATCCTAAAGTATTAGATAGTAAAATAAATGGTTTAAATATTTTAGAATATGATGATTTGGAATTAACTGAAATCCAAACAGAACTAGAAAAAATAAAGGATCCACTCGGTAAATCAGTAGCAAGCCAAGCAATTCCTCCTATCAAACAGCTGATTGAAATGGGATTAGGATATTTAAGTTTATCTAGAAAAATGGGAACGCTATCTGGTGGAGAAGCACAACGGGTAAAAATTGCCCGTCACTTAGGTAGTAGTTTAAATAATATGACCTACATTTTTGATGAGCCAAGTGCAGGTCTACATCCAGAAGAGGTACGTTTACTGATTGAAATGTTGAAGACGATTAAGAAGCAACACAATACTGTAATTGTGATCGAACATGATTTATCGGTTATAAAAGCAGCCGATCAGATTATTGAAATGGGTCCAGAAGCCGGTATAGGTGGAGGAGAAATTATTTATCAAGGAAATGCAAAAGGACTTAAAGGTTCATCTGCATCAACCACATTAGATCATGAGCTACAACTAAATAAACATCCAAGAAAAGGAAAATATTCCTTTTCTATTGAGAACGCAACGATTAACAACTTAAAAAACATTAGTGTCGAGATACCGAAAAATGTTTTGGTTTCTGTTTGTGGAGTCTCTGGGTCTGGAAAAAGTTCTTTATTTTTAGAAGCCTTTACGGAGAAATATCCAGAGACAATCGCAGTAGGGCAAGATCGAATCGGAATTTCTAGTCGCTCCACTTTGGCAACCTATATGGGAGTTATGGATGATATACGGAAAATATTTTCAAAAGAAACAGGGCAACCAGCAGGCTTATTCAGTTTCAACTCATTAGGAGCGTGTCCGGTATGTCATGGTAAAGGATTTACAACACCAGATGTAGCGTTTGCGGATCCTGTGACGATTACGTGTGAGTCATGTGGTGGTACAAGGTATTCAGACGAAGCTTTATCTTTTTATTATAAAGGAAGAAATATAGTAGACGTTTTGGCTTTAACAGTGGATGAAGCTGTTGATGTTTTTGAAATGCCTAAAATTGTTAAAAAAATAAACACCTTAAAAGAAGTAGGATTAGGCTACTTAACCATTGGACAAACGACCAGTTCTTTAAGTGGGGGAGAAGTTCAACGCCTTAAACTAGCGAGTCAATTAAAAAAAGAAGGACAAATTTACCTGCTGGACGAACCTTCTTTAGGGTTGCATATGAAGGATAATGAAAAACTATTGGATGTATTCCAAAATCTAGTCGATAAAGGAAATTCAGTTATTATTATTGAACATAACTTAGATTTTATAGCCGCAAGTGACTGGGTAATTGAAATGGGACCAGAAGGTGGTAAAAGAGGGGGACACATTATTTATGAAGGGACACCAGAAAAGATGCTCCAAGCAAAAACCATAACAGCAAAGTGGTTAAGAAATGGAATGGAACAATAA
- a CDS encoding amino acid ABC transporter substrate-binding protein: protein MKKLVLLLIASTSLLAACGGTVEGSSVGTESLSDGTGKETWVMGLDDTFAPMGYQDESGEIVGFDVDLAKEVAKRLDVEIKFQPIDWAMKETELDTENIDLLWNGYAVTPERAEKVLLSEPYLTSAQSIIVLKDSEITTKADLEGKLISTQQSSSSVDKIKEDSSGIYEKLGGDLVLYPSNNNSFSDLEAGRVDAIVVGEVYGRYYMKQLDKDIFRVLDDNFGEDEMAVAFKKGNTDLQERINETLADMEQDGSFDEIYGKWFYSE from the coding sequence ATGAAAAAATTAGTACTATTGTTAATAGCATCTACAAGTTTGCTAGCTGCCTGTGGTGGAACAGTGGAAGGTTCTTCGGTAGGAACCGAGTCGTTAAGCGATGGAACAGGAAAAGAAACGTGGGTGATGGGATTAGATGATACGTTTGCACCTATGGGGTATCAAGATGAAAGTGGTGAAATCGTTGGTTTCGACGTTGATTTAGCAAAAGAAGTCGCAAAACGTTTGGATGTAGAAATTAAATTCCAGCCTATTGATTGGGCAATGAAGGAAACAGAACTAGATACTGAAAATATTGATTTACTTTGGAATGGCTATGCAGTAACACCGGAACGAGCTGAAAAAGTTCTCTTGAGTGAGCCTTATTTAACCAGTGCGCAATCTATTATTGTTTTGAAAGATAGTGAGATTACTACAAAAGCTGATTTAGAAGGGAAATTAATTTCTACCCAACAATCTTCCAGCTCTGTCGATAAAATCAAAGAAGATTCATCTGGAATATACGAAAAATTAGGCGGGGATTTAGTATTGTATCCTTCTAATAATAATTCTTTCAGTGATCTAGAAGCGGGTCGTGTGGATGCAATCGTAGTTGGTGAAGTTTATGGACGCTACTATATGAAACAATTAGACAAAGATATTTTCCGTGTCCTTGATGATAACTTTGGTGAAGATGAGATGGCAGTTGCTTTCAAAAAAGGAAATACAGATTTACAAGAACGTATTAATGAAACTCTGGCCGATATGGAACAAGACGGATCTTTTGATGAGATATATGGCAAATGGTTTTATAGTGAGTAA
- a CDS encoding ABC transporter permease has product MKRIGLVMVLLLLFFVSMFIGTHELTFSGLLEGDSTQWFLLRKTRLPRNIALVLAGGMLSISGKTMQHLMQNKFVSPSTMGMMDSAKLGILFVMIFMPNHSILVRSFIAFVFAYVGVILFLRLSKVLPKGDQMILPLTGIMFGNILGAVASFFAYQFQLVQNMSSWLQGNFATVMEGSYELLYVTIPVFILLYVFAYQITIAGLGETTATSLGINYQLLQRMIFCLVALGSSSVLLMVGTIPFLGVVVPNIVSLIYGDHLKNSLLPTVIFGSSFLLFCDILSRVLIAPYEIPISVVAGVIGGILFLYFLIRRRT; this is encoded by the coding sequence ATGAAACGAATTGGATTAGTCATGGTATTGCTCCTTTTATTTTTTGTTTCTATGTTCATTGGTACACATGAACTTACTTTTTCAGGTCTACTGGAAGGTGATTCCACACAGTGGTTTCTTTTAAGAAAAACACGTCTTCCAAGAAATATTGCATTAGTATTAGCTGGTGGGATGCTTAGTATCTCTGGAAAAACCATGCAACATTTGATGCAAAATAAATTTGTTTCCCCATCTACAATGGGGATGATGGATAGTGCTAAACTTGGAATTTTATTTGTAATGATTTTTATGCCGAATCATTCTATTCTTGTTCGTTCTTTTATTGCGTTTGTATTTGCTTATGTGGGTGTTATTCTTTTTTTACGTTTGAGTAAAGTATTACCTAAAGGAGATCAGATGATTCTTCCGTTAACAGGAATTATGTTTGGTAATATTTTAGGGGCAGTTGCTTCTTTTTTCGCCTATCAATTTCAACTCGTACAGAATATGTCATCCTGGCTACAAGGAAACTTTGCGACCGTGATGGAAGGAAGTTACGAATTACTTTACGTAACCATCCCTGTTTTTATTCTTTTGTATGTATTTGCTTATCAAATTACGATTGCCGGTTTAGGGGAAACAACTGCTACTAGTTTAGGAATAAACTATCAACTTTTACAACGAATGATTTTTTGTCTAGTAGCTTTAGGAAGCAGCTCTGTTTTATTGATGGTAGGAACCATTCCGTTTCTAGGCGTAGTCGTTCCCAATATTGTTTCTTTAATCTATGGAGATCATTTAAAAAATAGCCTGCTTCCAACTGTTATATTTGGTAGTAGTTTCTTATTGTTTTGCGATATCTTATCACGTGTTTTGATTGCTCCCTATGAAATCCCTATTAGTGTTGTAGCGGGTGTCATTGGAGGAATTCTATTCCTTTACTTTTTGATAAGGAGGAGAACCTGA
- a CDS encoding iron chelate uptake ABC transporter family permease subunit — protein MNKKIMFLFLLCIVAIFAYLTINTYGNWEYALKLRGKRVLAFILVALASSVSTLSFQTLTRNRFLTPGILGLDQLYILIQTSLFFYVGGVQILSQNSVGMFLLQVFVMASLSTAMIYFFMDAFTADLFLFLMVGMVLGSLFSSISTFLQVVMDPNEYDLLQGKLFANFTNVDSNLLGMAAILVLLGSLILWKVAPELDVLHLGRDLAISLGIRVQNFQKIVLFIISVLTGVATALVGPSIFLGFIITTIGYYFFDTYRHRQLFMGCFLIGVLLLVGGQFFVEQIFKWQTTISTVIQFIGGLFFVGKIILERKKR, from the coding sequence ATGAATAAGAAAATTATGTTCCTATTTCTGCTATGTATCGTGGCAATCTTTGCTTATCTAACGATCAATACTTATGGAAATTGGGAGTATGCACTGAAGTTAAGAGGGAAAAGAGTTCTCGCCTTTATTTTGGTAGCTCTTGCTTCTTCTGTGAGTACACTTTCTTTCCAGACCTTAACTCGGAATCGTTTTTTAACTCCTGGTATTTTAGGTTTGGACCAACTATACATTCTGATTCAGACTAGCTTGTTTTTTTATGTAGGGGGAGTCCAGATTCTCTCACAAAATTCAGTTGGAATGTTTCTCTTGCAAGTATTCGTTATGGCTTCGCTTAGTACCGCTATGATTTATTTTTTTATGGATGCATTCACAGCAGATCTATTTTTATTTCTGATGGTGGGAATGGTGTTAGGTTCTTTATTTTCAAGTATCAGTACCTTTTTACAAGTAGTCATGGATCCTAATGAGTATGATTTACTTCAAGGGAAATTATTTGCCAACTTCACAAATGTAGACAGTAATTTACTCGGGATGGCAGCGATACTTGTTTTACTTGGTTCACTAATTCTTTGGAAAGTTGCTCCAGAATTGGATGTTCTTCATCTAGGTAGAGATTTGGCGATAAGTTTGGGGATTCGTGTTCAGAATTTTCAAAAAATAGTTTTATTTATTATTTCTGTGTTAACCGGAGTGGCTACAGCGTTAGTGGGTCCTTCTATCTTTTTAGGTTTTATTATTACAACAATCGGTTATTATTTTTTTGATACCTATCGACATCGACAATTATTTATGGGCTGTTTCTTGATTGGAGTTCTCTTGTTAGTTGGGGGTCAATTTTTTGTAGAACAAATATTTAAATGGCAAACAACCATTAGTACCGTCATCCAATTTATCGGTGGTCTGTTTTTTGTCGGTAAAATAATCCTGGAAAGGAAGAAAAGATGA
- a CDS encoding ABC transporter ATP-binding protein: MIKAKNISKKYEKKLVLKNINLEIAPGGLIACIGPNGAGKSTFLSLISRLQPDYSGEIYLEKNEIRNWHSKDLAKKLAILRQSNGIQLNISVRDLVSFGRYPYSKDRLSVKDKEIVEESIHQMALQEMAEDSIHTLSGGQLQRVYIAMVLAQDTEYILLDEPLNNLDLNHANQMMHLLKSFAKEKNKTIIIVLHDINFAAGFADHIIAFKNGEVFADGPTEKIIKQQTLKNLYEMDIRIHEIDGKKFCMYYN, translated from the coding sequence ATGATTAAAGCAAAAAACATTAGTAAAAAATATGAGAAGAAGCTGGTTTTGAAAAATATTAATTTAGAAATCGCTCCAGGAGGTTTAATTGCTTGTATTGGACCTAATGGTGCAGGGAAAAGCACATTTTTATCTTTAATTAGTCGATTACAGCCTGATTATTCTGGTGAGATTTATTTAGAAAAAAATGAAATAAGAAATTGGCATTCGAAAGATTTAGCTAAAAAACTAGCTATATTAAGACAGAGTAATGGAATTCAACTAAATATTTCTGTACGCGATTTAGTTTCTTTTGGACGGTACCCTTATTCAAAAGATCGACTGTCTGTAAAAGACAAAGAGATTGTAGAAGAATCTATCCATCAAATGGCCTTACAAGAAATGGCAGAAGATTCTATTCATACATTGTCGGGTGGTCAGTTGCAACGGGTCTATATCGCTATGGTATTAGCACAAGATACGGAATACATTTTGTTAGATGAGCCATTGAATAATTTAGATTTAAATCACGCCAATCAGATGATGCATCTTTTGAAAAGTTTTGCGAAAGAAAAAAATAAAACGATTATCATTGTCTTACATGATATCAATTTTGCGGCTGGTTTTGCAGATCATATCATTGCTTTTAAAAATGGAGAAGTTTTTGCGGATGGACCGACGGAAAAAATAATCAAACAACAAACGTTGAAAAATCTGTATGAGATGGATATTCGTATACATGAAATAGATGGAAAGAAATTTTGTATGTATTATAACTGA
- a CDS encoding siderophore ABC transporter substrate-binding protein has translation MKKNRIGLMIVGAVLFLTACGETEQSSSVSSSDVTSELIEVEDSNGKVNVPLHPEKVVVFDNSMLDTMDALGVGESVIAAPTTSLPDYLSDYKQVESAGGIKEPDLEKINQMQPDLIIISNRQIDYQEQLEEIAPTLFLSLDNKNIWSSIQKNIQTIGTVFGKEQEVANEIESLQTQMEHTKKEAEDSGKKALILLINEGSLSAYGPGSRFGIIHETLGFEPADDQIEASTHGQNVSYEYVLEQNPDIIFVIDRTKAIGGDASNNNLADNELVKQTTAFKEGAVITLDPQVWYLAGSGIESLELMLKDVQQAIE, from the coding sequence ATAAAGAAAAATAGAATAGGTTTGATGATAGTCGGGGCCGTTTTATTTTTAACAGCTTGCGGAGAAACAGAACAATCCAGTTCAGTGAGCAGTAGTGATGTTACAAGTGAACTTATAGAAGTAGAAGATAGTAATGGTAAAGTAAACGTTCCGTTACATCCAGAAAAAGTTGTGGTTTTTGATAATAGTATGTTGGATACAATGGATGCATTAGGAGTGGGTGAATCAGTTATTGCGGCACCAACAACTAGTTTACCTGATTATTTAAGTGATTATAAACAAGTGGAGTCTGCAGGTGGAATTAAAGAACCTGACTTGGAAAAAATTAATCAAATGCAACCTGATTTAATTATTATTTCTAATAGACAAATAGACTATCAAGAGCAGTTAGAAGAGATTGCACCAACTCTATTTCTTAGTTTAGACAATAAGAACATCTGGTCTTCTATACAAAAAAATATTCAAACGATTGGTACTGTGTTTGGAAAAGAACAAGAAGTGGCAAATGAAATTGAATCATTACAGACACAAATGGAACACACTAAAAAAGAGGCAGAAGACTCTGGAAAGAAAGCTCTTATTTTGTTAATTAATGAAGGAAGCCTATCTGCATACGGACCAGGATCTCGTTTTGGAATCATTCATGAAACGTTGGGATTTGAACCAGCAGATGATCAAATTGAGGCTTCTACTCATGGACAGAATGTATCCTATGAATATGTTTTAGAACAAAATCCTGATATTATTTTTGTAATTGATCGTACGAAAGCGATTGGCGGCGATGCAAGTAATAATAACCTAGCAGATAATGAATTAGTAAAGCAAACGACTGCTTTTAAAGAAGGGGCTGTTATTACATTAGACCCTCAAGTTTGGTATTTAGCCGGTTCTGGCATTGAATCGCTCGAGTTGATGTTGAAAGATGTTCAGCAAGCAATTGAATAA
- a CDS encoding RidA family protein, with protein MKRKAYTAKNVMSSGPYSHAIDAGDYVYLSGQTAKNSLTVEKNKLNIQEQTEECFKNIDRILEEAGLTEEHIVKVNVYLTSMKHFDSMNEVYQTKFTEPYPARTCVAVLELPLGADIEIEVIGKR; from the coding sequence ATGAAAAGAAAAGCATATACTGCAAAAAATGTGATGAGTTCGGGGCCATACTCCCATGCCATAGATGCGGGTGATTATGTTTATTTGTCGGGACAAACAGCGAAGAACTCTTTGACAGTAGAAAAAAACAAATTAAATATTCAAGAACAAACAGAAGAATGTTTTAAGAACATAGACAGAATTTTAGAAGAAGCAGGGCTGACAGAAGAACATATCGTAAAGGTTAACGTATATCTTACAAGTATGAAGCATTTTGATTCGATGAATGAAGTGTATCAAACGAAGTTTACAGAACCATATCCTGCTAGAACCTGTGTGGCTGTTCTGGAACTTCCTCTAGGTGCAGATATAGAAATAGAAGTAATTGGAAAAAGATAA